Proteins found in one Phocoena sinus isolate mPhoSin1 chromosome 19, mPhoSin1.pri, whole genome shotgun sequence genomic segment:
- the LOC116744517 gene encoding NF-kappa-B-repressing factor-like, with protein MEKILQMAEGMDIGEMPSYDLMLSKPSKGQKRHPSTCDGQNPPENQAGSKFRVRPRFEPVHFVASSSKDERQEDPYGPPTKEVNEQTHFASMPRDIYQDYPQDSFSIQGGNSQHCDSSGFIFPKDQPVTANRYFDSGNPAPSSTSQQANCQSAPEPSPSQTLPESVVAEKQYFIEKLTATIWKNVSNPEMTSGSDKINYTYMLTRCIQACKTNPEYIYAPLKEIPPADIPPNIKLLTDGYACEVRCQDIYLTTGYAGSKNGSRDRATELAVKLLQKRIEVRVVGRKFKHTIGEDLVVCQIGMSSYEFPPALRRPEELVVLAKEASGQPIFNASAKHWTNFILIENANDAIGILNNSASYNKMSVEYKYEMMPNCTWRCRVFLQDHCLAEGYGTKKTSKHAAAAEALKILQKTQPTYPSVKSSQCQTGSSPRGSGKKKDIKDLVVYENSSDPVCTLNDTAQFNRMTVEYVYERTTGLRRKCKVILESEVIAEAVGGKKTVKYEAAGEAVKTLRKTQPTVINNLKKGAIEDVISRNEIQGRSAEEAYKQQIKEDNIGNQLLRKMGWTGGGLGKSGEGIREPISVKERRKRAGLCLDVGRVNKIAKRDIEQIIRNYALSESHTDLTFSTELTNDERKQIHQIAQKYGLKSKSHAVAHDRYLVVGRKRRKEDLLDQLKQEGQVGRYELVMPQAN; from the coding sequence ATGGAAAAAATTCTCCAAATGGCTGAAGGTATGGATATTGGGGAGATGCCTTCATATGATCTGATGCTGTCCAAACCTTCCAAAGGTCAAAAACGTCACCCCTCAACATGTGATGGTCAAAATCCTCCTGAAAACCAAGCCGGTTCCAAATTCCGTGTGAGACCTCGTTTTGAGCCTGTACATTTTGTAGCTAGTAGTTCGAAAGATGAAAGACAGGAAGATCCTTATGGCCCTCCAACAAAAGAGGTAAATGAACAGACACATTTTGCCAGCATGCCAAGAGACATCTACCAAGATTATCCTCAAGACTCTTTCAGCATACAAGGTGGAAATTCTCAGCATTGTGATTCATCAGGATTTATTTTCCCAAAAGACCAGCCTGTAACAGCCAACAGGTACTTTGACAGTGGGAACCCTGCCCCCAGCAGCACATCACAGCAGGCAAACTGCCAGTCAGCTCCTGAGCCTTCACCGTCACAGACGCTTCCTGAGTCAGTGGTAGCCGAGAAGcagtattttattgaaaaattaacAGCAACTATCTGGAAGAACGTGTCTAATCCAGAGATGACCTCTGGATCTGATAAAATTAATTACACATATATGTTAACTCGTTGTATTCAGGCATGTAAGACAAATCCTGAATATATATACGCTCCTTTAAAAGAAATCCCTCCTGCTGACATCCCCCCAAATATAAAGCTTCTAACAGATGGTTATGCTTGTGAAGTTAGATGCCAAGATATCTACTTAACTACAGGTTATGCTGGCAGCAAGAATGGTTCCAGGGATCGAGCTACTGAGCTAGCTGTAAAACTCTTGCAGAAACGTATTGAAGTTAGGGTTGTCGGACGGAAATTCAAGCACACGATTGGAGAGGACCTTGTGGTGTGTCAGATTGGCATGTCTTCATATGAATTCCCTCCAGCTCTGAGACGACCAGAAGAGCTGGTGGTGCTGGCTAAAGAGGCTTCTGGGCAGCCGATTTTTAATGCTTCTGCCAAACACTGGACCAATTTTATCCttatagaaaatgcaaatgatgCAATTGGTATCCTTAACAATTCTGCCTCATACAACAAAATGTCTGTTGAATACAAATATGAGATGATGCCAAATTGTACATGGCGTTGTCGAGTGTTTTTGCAAGATCACTGCTTAGCTGAAGGTTATGGAAccaaaaaaacaagtaaacatgCAGCTGCTGCTGAGGCTTTGAAAATCCTTCAAAAAACACAACCCACTTACCCATCTGTCAAAAGTTCACAATGCCAAACAGGCTCTTCACCCAGGGGATCTGGGAAGAAGAAAGATATAAAGGATCTCGTGGTTTATGAGAATTCTTCAGATCCTGTGTGCACGCTGAATGACACAGCTCAGTTTAATCGAATGACAGTTGAATATGTCTATGAAAGGACAACAGGACTCCGACGGAAATGCAAGGTGATTCTAGAGAGTGAAGTAATTGCAGAAGCAGTTGGAGGGAAGAAAACTGTCAAATATGAAGCTGCTGGGGAAGCTGTGAAAACCCTCAGAAAGACCCAGCCGACTGTCATTAACAACCTGAAGAAAGGAGCTATTGAAGATGTGATttcaagaaatgaaattcaggGTCGCTCAGCAGAGGAGGCTTACAAACAACAAATCAAAGAAGATAACATTGGAAATCAGCTGCTGAGAAAGATGGGTTGGACGGGTGGTGGTTTAGGTAAATCTGGTGAGGGCATTCGGGAACCAATCTCTGTCAAAGAGCGTCGTAAGCGGGCAGGGCTCTGTCTTGATGTAGGGAGGGTAAATAAAATTGCCAAGAGAGATATTGAACAGATCATCAGAAATTACGCCCTCTCGGAGAGCCACACGGATTTAACCTTCTCTACAGAGCTGACTAATGATGAGCGGAAGCAAATACATCAGATTGCCCAGAAGTATGGTCTTAAGAGTAAGTCTCATGCGGTGGCCCACGATAGGTACCTGGTGGTAGGTAGAAAAAGACGGAAGGAGGATTTACTAGACCAGCTCAAACAGGAAGGCCAAGTGGGGCGTTACGAGCTTGTGATGCCTCAAGCGAATTGA